One genomic region from Bacillus horti encodes:
- a CDS encoding DUF4430 domain-containing protein: protein MKKKSLIGLAATLLILLVISYFMGSQDHVVPLESANEQKESAQPGKQTGAGNTDMDEEESLPNDEEQLEPQDEMEGAELNGGAGQQLQEISDAPTDSERDETASESAGHEAINQESVNQDHTTQESANQANGNQDHTAQERSSTQKADAPELAQTPEEPADHQEEDRGGEKDQYLTDPVPEGKPKPVEWQDVTVDKGTAYTATLSVTALTILNNLNLFNEDKLEVLPEDGVIFEEQTVTFYEGESVFDVLLREMQEHKIHMEFVMTPIYNSHYIEGINNIYEFDCGELSGWMYKVNDWFPNYGASRYQLEPGDDIEWVYTCDLGRDIGGYGAANGG, encoded by the coding sequence ATGAAAAAGAAGTCCTTGATTGGCTTGGCGGCTACGCTTCTTATTTTACTGGTCATCTCTTATTTTATGGGGAGTCAAGATCATGTTGTCCCGCTTGAGAGTGCCAATGAACAGAAAGAATCCGCCCAGCCTGGGAAACAGACCGGGGCTGGGAATACGGATATGGATGAAGAAGAATCCCTGCCAAACGATGAAGAACAGCTTGAACCTCAGGATGAAATGGAGGGTGCCGAGCTGAATGGTGGTGCGGGGCAACAACTACAAGAAATATCAGACGCACCAACTGATTCAGAACGTGATGAAACAGCGTCCGAATCTGCGGGCCATGAGGCCATCAATCAAGAGAGTGTGAATCAAGACCATACCACTCAAGAGAGTGCCAACCAAGCAAATGGGAATCAAGATCATACTGCTCAAGAGCGTTCCTCTACACAAAAAGCGGACGCTCCGGAACTAGCGCAAACACCGGAAGAGCCAGCTGATCATCAAGAAGAGGATAGAGGTGGGGAGAAGGATCAATACTTAACTGATCCGGTTCCGGAGGGAAAACCTAAACCTGTAGAATGGCAGGACGTTACCGTTGACAAAGGAACGGCCTACACAGCAACATTGTCTGTAACCGCTCTGACGATCCTTAACAATTTGAACTTATTCAATGAAGATAAACTGGAAGTGCTTCCGGAAGACGGTGTGATTTTTGAGGAACAGACGGTTACGTTTTATGAAGGGGAATCCGTATTTGATGTACTGCTAAGGGAGATGCAGGAGCATAAGATTCATATGGAATTTGTAATGACACCGATCTACAACAGCCATTACATTGAGGGAATCAACAATATTTACGAGTTCGATTGCGGGGAGCTGAGCGGGTGGATGTATAAAGTAAACGACTGGTTCCCCAACTATGGAGCTAGCCGTTACCAGTTGGAGCCCGGCGATGATATTGAGTGGGTATACACCTGTGATTTAGGGCGGGACATCGGTGGTTACGGAGCGGCGAATGGGGGATGA
- a CDS encoding energy-coupling factor transporter transmembrane component T — MNSFASLHPVILFTYFVAVIGFSMFFTHPLLQTMALLGAFTWSVLLKGRKGLLFNLIYMLPLLLFMALLNPLFNHQGVTILFYLNSGNPVTLESILYGVSAAVMFITVIIWFACYNAVMTSDKFIYLFGKIIPAMSLLFSMVLRFVPRYVNKAKEISAAQKGIGRDVSQGSLLQKARNGLRILSILTTWALENAIETADSMKSRGYGLPGRTSFALFRFDQRDGRVLMILIGMIIVIMAGAILGVNSMRFFPSIRIADISLFGVLVYGAYLLLCLLPVIMTIQGERKWKRIESNM; from the coding sequence ATGAATAGCTTTGCCAGCTTGCACCCGGTGATCCTTTTCACCTATTTTGTAGCGGTCATCGGGTTTAGTATGTTCTTCACACATCCCTTGCTACAGACCATGGCACTGCTCGGAGCCTTCACCTGGTCGGTTTTGCTGAAGGGAAGGAAGGGGCTGCTCTTTAACCTGATCTATATGTTGCCCCTGCTTCTTTTTATGGCGCTGCTTAATCCACTCTTCAACCATCAAGGCGTCACTATTTTGTTCTATTTGAACAGCGGTAATCCAGTGACGCTTGAGTCGATTTTGTATGGCGTGTCCGCGGCAGTGATGTTCATTACTGTCATCATTTGGTTTGCATGCTATAACGCAGTGATGACGTCTGATAAATTTATTTATTTGTTCGGTAAAATCATTCCGGCAATGTCACTGCTTTTCTCTATGGTTTTGCGTTTTGTTCCGCGCTATGTGAACAAAGCAAAAGAAATTTCAGCTGCGCAAAAAGGCATTGGGAGAGATGTGTCCCAAGGTAGCTTACTGCAGAAAGCTAGAAACGGGCTGCGTATCCTGTCTATCCTGACCACTTGGGCCTTGGAGAACGCGATCGAAACGGCAGATTCAATGAAATCGAGGGGATACGGGCTGCCGGGAAGGACAAGCTTTGCCCTCTTTCGTTTCGATCAGCGGGATGGACGGGTTCTTATGATCCTCATAGGAATGATCATTGTGATTATGGCTGGAGCCATCCTAGGCGTGAATTCCATGCGCTTCTTCCCGTCGATCCGAATAGCAGATATTTCTCTGTTCGGCGTGTTGGTTTACGGAGCCTATCTGCTTCTGTGCTTGCTGCCAGTTATTATGACGATTCAGGGGGAACGAAAGTGGAAGCGTATCGAATCGAACATGTAA